The following coding sequences lie in one Trypanosoma brucei gambiense DAL972 chromosome 7, complete sequence genomic window:
- a CDS encoding CYC2-like cyclin, putative, whose product MNPHACGVSNSWKPLSPQRDNIHTDMLDNINDNDGEDDACDYHRNHEMHKKVKRARTGTGHDVTTVAHINSNCSSCTSNGNDDKGRHVALIGSSDDNRNNTEVVCNKGVKNNNNSDTSAASGAVDERGAVNGLSPSCGQEEEARDELGQKCAHENNEVAGGRDTTKGSGFIAPDGDGRPADGHDSNGVVNGDDNADGEKRAVTLPIELDTVCRGLVLFLESLCEENSSEPLLTTDFHSSSIPGTSIAAYTQRFKLRGSFSGETLLVSLIMLLKYSFTISHPVTYYNVHRLMITSAMLSAKMREDRFFDNRYYSFLGGIKLSEMNKLELRFCSVLGWDLWIDDEDYETLARLMRRLVKELAEVEVSSNNDCVGVDISAQNEVALREFGARFWAEHLRPWKCGLESNLARRAQRMEQSDRIFLNRIRERSRQFYLSESNGINGYGCSAVLVPTIYGRQMYQMTTPVMINRSGEACVDKKVDFRQQQQQQQQQFGIANRNSRELGTDHSVAGAAASSSVTAASACATMVGASGTVANGFSSFGNSVRMDGGSLVTTKGQYVVDGSSSSAPRPHNFDHTNGQSCVDPFKKDLKTSVTSSVGGAGVSCDTVGNGVNNGHRYASGTSVGNGTTGSAVKQQRRGNVSENHNNNNTNDIVVINGSSGTDASNTGSNKWFSRTVRSKIQHASAIAVSDEQQQQQQPPAEKGLPWQRGERGVGAKRRKPDHYRDYR is encoded by the coding sequence ATGAATCCACACGCCTGTGGTGTTTCTAATTCGTGGAAGCCCCTTTCGCCACAGCGAGACAACATACACACCGACATGCTGGACAATATCAATGATAACGACGGCGAGGACGATGCATGTGATTACCATCGTAATCATGAAATGCATAAAAAGGTAAAACGAGCAAGGACAGGAACTGGTCACGATGTCACAACAGTCGCCCACATTAATTCAAATTGTAGTAGCTGCACGAGCAATGGTAATGATGATAAAGGTAGGCACGTAGCCCTTATAGGTAGTAGCGACGACAATCGTAATAACACCGAAGTGGTGTGCAACAAAGGggttaaaaacaacaacaacagcgacaCAAGTGCCGCTAGTGGTGCTGTGGATGAGAGGGGTGCAGTGAACGGATTATCTCCTTCGTGTGggcaagaggaggaagcacgaGATGAACTGGGGCAAAAGTGTGCCCACGAAAACAACGAAGTTGCGGGGGGACGTGACACGACGAAAGGCAGTGGGTTTATTGCACCAGATGGTGATGGCCGTCCTGCTGATGGCCACGATAGTAATGGTGTTGTCAACGGGGATGATAATGCTGATGGAGAGAAGAGAGCTGTGACGCTTCCAATTGAACTGGACACAGTATGCAGGGGCCTCGTGCTTTTCTTGGAGAGCTTATGCGAGGAAAACTCATCGGAGCCGCTTCTCACAACAGATTTCCATTCCTCCTCGATTCCTGGGACGTCAATAGCTGCCTATACCCAGCGCTTCAAGTTGAGGGGTTCCTTCAGTGGGGAGACGCTTCTGGTAAGCCTCATTATGCTGCTCAAGTATTCTTTTACCATTTCCCACCCCGTTACGTACTATAACGTGCACCGCCTCATGATCACCAGCGCTATGCTCAGTGCTAAGATGCGTGAAGATCGGTTCTTCGACAATAGGTATTATAGTTTTCTTGGTGGTATTAAACTATCGGAGATGAACAAACTCGAGCTGCGCTTCTGTTCAGTGCTAGGGTGGGATCTGTGGATAGATGACGAGGACTATGAAACGCTAGCGAGACTCATGAGGCGGCTCGTTAAGGAACTTGCCGAAGTGGAGGTCAGCAGCAACAATGACTGCGTTGGAGTGGACATTAGCGCACAGAACGAGGTAGCGCTACGGGAGTTTGGGGCCCGCTTTTGGGCTGAACACCTCCGTCCCTGGAAATGTGGGCTCGAGTCAAACCTCGCACGACGGGCCCAGCGCATGGAACAGAGCGATCGAATTTTCCTGAACCGAATTCGAGAAAGGAGCCGCCAGTTTTACCTTTCGGAGAGCAACGGGATTAACGGTTATGGCTGTTCTGCTGTATTGGTGCCTACCATATACGGTCGCCAAATGTACCAGATGACCACACCAGTGATGATCAACAGGAGTGGAGAGGCTTGTGTGGACAAGAAGGTAGACTTCcgtcagcaacaacaacaacagcagcagcagtttgGCATTGCCAATCGTAACAGTCGAGAACTTGGCACTGACCACAGCGTAGCTGGCGCAGCAGCTTCAAGCTCTGTTACTGCGGCATCGGCATGCGCGACAATGGTGGGGGCGTCGGGTACCGTAGCTAATGGCTTCTCGTCATTTGGAAATTCCGTCCGCATGGATGGAGGCTCGCTGGTTACTACAAAAGGTCAATACGTTGTTGATGgctcttcctcttccgcgCCACGCCCTCACAACTTCGACCACACCAATGGGCAAAGCTGTGTGGATCCATTCAAGAAAGATTTAAAGACCTCTGTGACCAGTAGTGTTGGAGGCGCCGGTGTAAGTTGTGACACCGTTGGTAACGGCGTTAATAACGGCCATCGCTACGCTAGTGGGACTTCAGTAGGAAACGGTACAACTGGCTCAGCAGTGAAGCAACAACGTAGGGGTAACGTCAGTGAAAaccataataataacaacaccaacgATATCGTTGTTATTAATGGTAGTAGCGGCACTGATGCCTCCAACACAGGCTCAAATAAATGGTTCTCGCGCACGGTACGAAGCAAAATACAGCACGCGTCCGCGATcgcagtgtcggatgagcagcagcagcagcagcagccaccAGCAGAAAAAGGACTGCCATGGCAAAGGGGTGAAAGAGGTGTAGGAGCGAAGCGGCGCAAACCTGATCACTACAGGGACTACCGATAA
- a CDS encoding leucine-rich repeat protein (LRRP), putative: MNYISMGQRMAQRIRIDQSHRHHAITSNHLVDLRNETHNHALSAQCYTRLYCPKSLGVQLHFFRNPSFLTSLKSSFPPFYTIHTLSLTKNTKGKGGGAMVKRLGSEGGEQMVTNEDVEKLRKEVAELRNHVHMVAAEHEKLREEYDEYRRRPVTWKAVINCDKNAPLECDDPADVIVVDDPGFNLKELSSLKGDVGELRLRRYCGRLDLELLSNQGLYLLEIGPGAVANMSCIGKFPCLQTLILHGTRLDNEWEKGVESLEKLREIVMKNISMLQDAKFLGNALFLDSITIENCPNMNAFTDTLTWPILRRLVITGTSLIVGNGLVEYFHDCVSLKVLRLGDCSAVHSKISLKNCKKLVELCLDNVGVRSTFEWGTELPLLRVLRLTNSSVTDADVKALSAFTTLEEVILSGNKEIVDISPLTNLRSLKVLDLSLCSRARIVGPVDCAPPLEKLLLRATAVTDECVGKLYSTSLSEVDLRFCSTLSKKTSKDIASLRNLRRLFLDDSPEVVFPGRRSPLETLGLCSGSASTTTLETICESATNLTCLQLWYCGGELNVSKLASPKKLRELYICGLRSVSEFAAIASLPELSKLILEGPFVGNKEIEDLSRCEALRSLCVRNAKHLTHVDPVFAIKTLEELSLSDCELLEKISADKSAIRSCVLRLCAIPIAAEGLKKLASQKAIGKLLLERCGSIRLDDIIGVPCTLTDCKEIVCDHMPIPPKIHTVRTPVVVLESAKSRHGW, encoded by the coding sequence ATGAACTATATATCTATGGGTCAGCGTATGGCTCAACGAATACGAATCGACCAGTCGCATAGACACCATGCCATCACCAGCAACCACCTTGTAGACTTGAGAAATGAGACGCATAATCATGCCTTGTCAGCACAGTGTTACACCCGTTTGTATTGTCCAAAGTCGCTGGGTGTGCAGCTCCACTTCTTCCGCaacccttcctttcttacGTCACTCAAATCGtcctttccacctttttaCACAATCCACACTCTTTCCCTCaccaaaaatacaaaaggcAAAGGGGGAGGCGCGATGGTGAAGCGACTCGGCTCTGAAGGTGGGGAACAAATGGTAACCAATGAAGATGTGGAGAAGCTGCGGAAGGAGGTCGCAGAACTGCGCAATCATGTCCATATGGTGGCAGCGGAACACGAAAAGCTGCGGGAAGAGTATGATGAATATCGGAGACGACCAGTCACGTGGAAGGCAGTTATAAACTGCGATAAGAACGCACCACTTGAATGTGATGACCCCGCAGACGTGATTGTTGTCGACGACCCGGGGTTTAATCTGAAAGAACTCTCATCACTAAAGGGCGATGTGGGAGAATTGCGCCTCCGACGGTATTGTGGACGCCTGGACCTCGAGTTACTCAGCAATCAAGGGTTATACCTGTTGGAAATCGGGCCGGGTGCTGTAGCCAACATGTCGTGTATCGGTAAATTCCCGTGCCTCCAAACGCTTATCCTGCATGGTACACGGCTGGATAACGAATGGGAGAAAGGTGTGGAGTCCCTTGAGAAACTGCGTGAGATTGTAATGAAGAATATCTCGATGTTACAGGATGCCAAATTCTTAGGGAATGCCCTGTTTCTCGATAGCATCACCATTGAGAACTGTCCCAACATGAATGCCTTCACTGACACACTGACGTGGCCAATTCTCAGACGATTGGTTATTACCGGAACCTCCCTTATCGTTGGCAATGGACTTGTCGAGTATTTTCATGATTGTGTGTCGTTAAAGGTGCTGCGGCTTGGGGATTGCTCGGCGGTGCATAGCAAGATCTCACTGAAAAACTGCAAGAAATTGGTGGAGTTATGTCTTGACAATGTGGGTGTTCGTTCTACGTTCGAGTGGGGAACCGAGCTGCCGTTACTTCGTGTGTTGCGCCTGACGAATAGCAGTGTAACGGATGCCGATGTGAAGGCACTATCAGCATTCACTACGCTCGAGGAGGTGATCCTCAGCGGGAACAAGGAAATTGTTGACATAAGCCCATTGACCAACCTGAGGTCGCTGAAGGTGTTGGACCTCAGCCTATGCAGTCGTGCAAGAATTGTTGGCCCTGTGGACTGTGCGCCACCGCTGGAGAAGCTCCTATTGCGGGCTACTGCGGTGACTGATGAATGTGTGGGAAAGCTGTACAGCACATCCCTGAGCGAAGTCGACCTGCGATTCTGCTCGACACTCAGTAAAAAGACTTCTAAGGACATCGCATCCCTGCGGAATCTACGCAGGCTGTTTTTGGATGACTCACCCGAGGTGGTGTTCCCCGGGCGGAGATCTCCATTGGAGACCCTCGGGTTGTGTAGCGGGTCTGCTTccaccaccacattggaAACCATTTGTGAGTCGGCCACGAATCTCACGTGCCTTCAACTCTGGTACTGTGGTGGGGAGCTGAACGTATCGAAGTTGGCATCGCCGAAGAAACTGAGGGAATTGTATATTTGTGGGCTGCGCAGCGTCTCCGAATTTGCTGCCATCGCCTCGCTGCCGGAGCTCAGCAAGTTGATACTCGAGGGTCCCTTCGTGGGGAATAAGGAAATTGAAGACCTCTCGCGGTGTGAAGCACTGCGGTCACTATGTGTGAGAAACGCCAAGCACTTGACACACGTTGATCCTGTATTTGCCATAAAGACTCTCGAGGAGTTGAGTTTGAGTGACTGCGAGTTACTCGAAAAAATCAGTGCCGACAAAAGTGCCATCCGGTCTTGCGTTCTGAGACTCTGCGCCATCCCTATTGCAGCGGAGGGCCTCAAGAAGCTGGCGTCCCAAAAGGCCATTGGGAAGTTACTGCTGGAACGGTGTGGCTCAATACGCTTGGATGATATAATCGGTGTCCCATGCACACTCACTGACTGCAAGGAGATTGTCTGCGACCACATGCCGATACCGCCGAAGATCCACACAGTGCGTACGCCTGTCGTGGTGCTCGAGTCCGCTAAGAGTCGTCACGGTTGGTAA
- a CDS encoding dual specificity protein phosphatase, putative, protein MEREATKRERGKKGKKNERGGTPPGSSSDHWDGRNTASLHPTTEPTGRASRSGGGTRFEPRARVHSLPPDSHLVSSVPLHVPPITTTTTGGRAKVALQRQKQQEEEEEFSKTMPLPLTTTFNWDEELTDEHEELWPPLAVQKDSLATGAQKITMSAAAGDEGQSNANSRAPDHRSNPTQRERAAGLLTTLPATCKTTSYVRPFVGSVRIEGEEESRDNQLVAGLTSTRTTSAFTPRSPLARAPLGTNERTFRSNISCTGGALRCEALGGLEGRVCNTRGGVPRSTAKFDDIVTPPLSVGKDEARSFSIGRCSDILRGGARICPGVDTSEDTEGNRTPEAVSQSPTVDVSQPLVREYSYFEEQSVSINRGLGEGRDFSPSLPCQGMVEEGPGVDTMTARAEGGEEVGSNSRWQRIRDRLSAANANPLLITLPQSPSFSPVTAASPEASANNETDRHSAPRGPSTTLSAVSCRLDLSRHPSSTAMSALTGPMDKSWRAESDTIGGRGSRTPQQISPCKRKKGMDSGEKRKVLRKDNDHPPQNGSVISRPTVLTGFNAAEVVSGLFIGSYADSKRPEVLAERGISLVINVATECAVTPEMLNNPCNVHYMKFHMKDNSDEDVARYLVSFAQLIHTQLHRRQFELTRTETTPPFCKHPTDGNTNCCHSSQCAAGSTGSNATKVATNGAVGTRKFGKGAEQGMVGDGNIGAATCHGATNAGDGCGGSNKPVASSTHNSNSVLPPMFQSWGAGGILVHCREGVSRSATIVLGYLILYGEFLSSNGCWGRISDEVATLIKEAENHSAPAVRDGSCAPVCCGSALPPSTHPSSPNGAMIRAGNCSFSPRRGVNTTTPAAVTSGSGSPSTAVGASSFAVYGNDASNNIPMSATPGTSSNNNGGAEGPNVGKNDCDVIADCACCCCVARRSVEEGSKTAGSYQWAFEMLRKKRNISPNIGFVLALQALAGECASPH, encoded by the coding sequence atggaaagagaagcaacaaaacgggaaagagggaagaaagggaagaaaaacgaacGTGGTGGGACGCCGCCAGGAAGTAGTTCGGATCATTGGGACGGACGCAACACAGCAAGCCTTCACCCCACTACTGAACCAACTGGGCGCGCTAGTAGAAGCGGTGGTGGAACCCGTTTTGAACCGAGGGCGAGGGTACACAGTTTGCCACCCGACTCGCATCTCGTCTCCTCGGTGCCGCTGCATGTACcaccaataacaacaacaacaactggggGGCGCGCGAAGGTTGCACTGCAAcggcaaaagcaacaagaagaggaagaagaatttAGCAAAACCATGCCGCTGCCTCTCACTACAACCTTTAATTGGGATGAGGAGTTGACAGACGAGCACGAAGAATTGTGGCCGCCGCTGGCGGTGCAAAAAGACAGCTTGGCAACAGGGGCACAGAAAATCACAATGTCTGCTGCCGCCGGTGACGAAGGGCAAAGCAACGCTAACAGCCGGGCCCCCGATCACCGCAGTAATCCTACGCAACGGGAGCGTGCCGCTGGTCTCCTCACCACACTCCCTGCCACGTGCAAGACAACTTCGTATGTTAGACCATTTGTGGGAAGTGTGAGAATTGaaggagaagaagaaagtagGGATAATCAGCTCGTAGCTGGCTTAACTTCCACGAGAACGACGTCGGCCTTTACTCCAAGGTCACCACTGGCACGCGCTCCCTTGGGAACAAATGAGAGGACCTTCAGGTCGAATATAAGTTGCACCGGCGGGGCTTTGCGCTGTGAAGCGCTGGGAGGCTTAGAAGGAAGGGTGTGCAACACGCGAGGTGGAGTACCGCGCAGCACGGCGAAGTTTGATGATATTGTGACGCCACCACTCTCGGTTGGCAAAGATGAGGCTCGGTCATTCAGCATCGGTAGATGCAGCGACATCCTTAGGGGCGGTGCTCGCATATGCCCCGGTGTGGATACAAGTGAAGACACTGAAGGGAACCGGACGCCTGAGGCGGTGAGCCAGTCACCCACAGTAGATGTGTCGCAGCCACTAGTGAGGGAATACTCATATTTTGAGGAGCAGAGTGTGAGCATAAACAGGGGCTTAGGTGAAGGGAGGGATTTTAGTCCGAGTCTTCCTTGCCAAGGAATGGTAGAAGAGGGGCCGGGAGTGGACACGATGACTGCACGGGCtgagggaggggaagaagttgGTTCCAACAGTAGATGGCAGAGGATTCGGGACAGACTCAGTGCGGCCAATGCGAATCCCTTACTCATCACACTACCGCAATCACCCTCCTTCTCACCCGTTACTGCCGCGTCTCCGGAGGCATCAGCGAATAATGAGACGGACAGACATTCGGCTCCACGGGGCCCTTCAACGACATTAAGCGCTGTGTCCTGTCGGCTGGACCTCAGCAGGCATCCATCGAGTACAGCGATGTCAGCCCTCACAGGACCAATGGATAAATCGTGGAGGGCAGAGTCCGATACCATCGGCGGGCGAGGAAGCCGAACTCCTCAGCAAATCTCACCATGCAAACGAAAGAAGGGGATGGACAGTGGcgaaaagaggaaggtgtTGCGGAAGGATAATGATCACCCGCCACAAAACGGCTCAGTTATATCAAGGCCAACTGTCCTTACGGGCTTCAACGCAGCAGAGGTGGTGTCGGGCTTGTTTATTGGTTCCTATGCTGACTCCAAAAGGCCTGAGGTTCTAGCTGAGCGGGGCATCTCGCTGGTAATAAACGTAGCGACGGAGTGTGCAGTGACCCCTGAGATGCTGAATAACCCATGCAACGTCCACTACATGAAATTCCACATGAAGGATAACAGTGATGAGGATGTTGCGCGGTACCTGGTATCCTTCGCACAGCTGATTCACACTCAGCTGCACCGTCGGCAGTTTGAGCTGACCAGAACGGAAACGACTCCCCCGTTCTGCAAGCACCCGAcggatggcaacaccaactgTTGTCATAGTTCGCAATGCGCCGCGGGTAGCACCGGCAGTAATGCCACAAAGGTCGCTACGAACGGTGCGGTGGGCACCAGAAAGTTTGGAAAGGGTGCAGAACAGGGAATGGTGGGTGATGGTAACATTGGAGCCGCCACCTGTCATGGTGCCACCAATGCTGGTGACGGTTGCGGCGGTAGTAACAAACCTGTAGCGTCCTCTACGCATAATAGCAACAGCGTCCTTCCGCCCATGTTCCAGTCGTGGGGTGCCGGTGGTATACTTGTTCATTGTCGAGAGGGTGTGAGTCGTAGCGCAACTATTGTTTTGGGGTATCTTATTCTTTACGGGGAGTTTCTCTCCTCCAACGGGTGCTGGGGCCGGATCAGCGATGAAGTGGCAACGTTGATAAAGGAAGCAGAGAACCACAGTGCGCCTGCGGTACGTGATGGCAGTTGCGCGCCCGTGTGTTGCGGCTCTGCGCTTCCACCGTCAACTCACCCCTCATCCCCAAACGGTGCAATGATCCGCGCCGGCAACTGTAGCTTTAGCCCAAGAAGAGGAGTCAACACAACCACACCAGCAGCTGTCACCAGCGGTAGTGGAAGTCCCTCTACTGCTGTTGGGGCAAGCTCATTCGCAGTATATGGAAATGATGCCAGTAACAACATCCCCATGAGTGCAACTCCCGGCaccagcagtaataataatggaggTGCTGAGGGGCCGAATGTGGGGAAGAACGATTGTGATGTCATTGCCGATTgtgcctgttgttgctgtgtaGCGCGCAGGAGTGTGGAGGAAGGCTCAAAAACAGCAGGAAGTTATCAATGGGCATTTGAAATGctcagaaagaaaaggaacataAGTCCTAACATTGGTTTCGTACTTGCGTTGCAGGCGCTTGCTGGCGAATGCGCCTCGCCGCattag
- a CDS encoding leucine-rich repeat protein (LRRP), putative,(fragment), with protein MAKRSRSEGEEQMVTNEDVEKLRKEVAELRNHVHMVAAEHEKLREEYDEYRRRPVTWKAVINCDKNAPLECDDPADVIVVDDPGFNLKELSSLKGDVGELRLRRYCGRLDLELLSNQGLYLLEIGPGAVANMSCIGKFPCLQTLILHGTRLDNEWEKGVESLEKLREIVMKNISMLQDAKFLGNALFLDSITIENCPNMNAFTDTLTWPILRRLVITGTSLIVGNGLVEYFHDCVSLKVLRLGDCSAVHSKISLKNCKKLVELCLDNVGVRSTFEWGTELPLLRVLRLTNSSVTDADVKALSAFTTLEEVILSGNKEIVDISPLTNLRSLKVLDLSLCSRARIVGPVDCAPPLEKLLCGYCG; from the coding sequence ATGGCGAAGCGAAGCCGCTCTGAAGGTGAGGAACAAATGGTAACCAATGAAGATGTGGAGAAGCTGCGGAAGGAGGTCGCAGAACTGCGCAATCATGTCCATATGGTGGCAGCGGAACACGAAAAGCTGCGGGAAGAGTATGATGAATATCGGAGACGACCAGTCACGTGGAAGGCAGTTATAAACTGCGATAAGAACGCACCACTTGAATGTGATGACCCCGCAGACGTGATTGTTGTCGACGACCCGGGGTTTAATCTGAAAGAACTCTCATCACTAAAGGGCGATGTGGGAGAATTGCGCCTCCGACGGTATTGTGGACGCCTGGACCTCGAGTTACTCAGCAATCAAGGGTTATACCTGTTGGAAATCGGGCCGGGTGCTGTAGCCAACATGTCGTGTATCGGTAAATTCCCGTGCCTCCAAACGCTTATCCTGCATGGTACACGGCTGGATAACGAATGGGAGAAAGGTGTGGAGTCCCTTGAGAAACTGCGTGAGATTGTAATGAAGAATATCTCGATGTTACAGGATGCCAAATTCTTAGGGAATGCCCTGTTTCTCGATAGCATCACCATTGAGAACTGTCCCAACATGAATGCCTTCACTGACACACTGACGTGGCCAATTCTCAGACGATTGGTTATTACCGGAACCTCCCTTATCGTTGGCAATGGACTTGTCGAGTATTTTCATGATTGTGTGTCGTTAAAGGTGCTGCGGCTTGGGGATTGCTCGGCGGTGCATAGCAAGATCTCACTGAAAAACTGCAAGAAATTGGTGGAGTTATGTCTTGACAATGTGGGTGTTCGTTCTACGTTCGAGTGGGGAACCGAGCTGCCGTTACTTCGTGTGTTGCGCCTGACGAATAGCAGTGTAACGGATGCCGATGTGAAGGCACTATCAGCATTCACTACGCTCGAGGAGGTGATCCTCAGCGGGAACAAGGAAATTGTTGACATAAGCCCATTGACCAACCTGAGGTCGCTGAAGGTGTTGGACCTCAGCCTATGCAGTCGTGCAAGAATTGTTGGCCCTGTGGACTGTGCGCCACCGCTGGAGAAGCTCCTATGCGGGTACTGCGGT